A stretch of Castanea sativa cultivar Marrone di Chiusa Pesio chromosome 2, ASM4071231v1 DNA encodes these proteins:
- the LOC142624027 gene encoding naringenin,2-oxoglutarate 3-dioxygenase: MAPTTLTALAGEKTLQSSFVRDEDERPKVAYNQFSNEIPIISLAGIDEIHGRRAEICKKIVEACEDWGIFQVVDHGVDTNLVSDMTNLAREFFALPPEEKLRFDMSGGKKGGFIVSSHLQGEAVQDWREIVTYFSYPLRTRDYSRWPDKPEGWRAVTEQYSEKLMGLACKLLEVLSEAMGLEKEALTKACVDMDQKVVVNYYPKCPQPDLTLGLKRHTDPGTITLLLQDQVGGLQATRDGGKSWITVQPVEGAFVVNLGDHGHYLSNGRFKNADHQAVVNSNSSRLSIATFQNPAPEATVYPLKIREGEKSVLEEPITFAEMYRRKMSKDLELARLKKLAKEQQSQDLEKAKLEGKPIEDIFA, from the exons ATGGCTCCTACTACTCTCACAGCTCTAGCAGGGGAGAAGACCCTTCAGTCTAGCTTCGTTAGGGACGAAGATGAGCGTCCTAAGGTTGCATACAACCAATTCAGCAACGAAATTCCAATCATCTCGCTTGCTGGTATCGATGAAATCCATGGTAGGAGAGCTGAGATTTGTAAGAAAATCGTTGAGGCTTGTGAGGACTGGGGTATTTTTCAGGTTGTTGACCATGGTGTTGATACCAATCTCGTATCAGACATGACAAACCTTGCCCGAGAGTTCTTTGCTTTGCCTCCTGAGGAAAAGCTTCGCTTTGACATGTCCGGTGGCAAGAAGGGTGGCTTCATCGTGTCCAGCCACCTCCAA GGAGAAGCAGTGCAAGATTGGCGTGAAATTGTGACATATTTTTCATACCCACTAAGGACCCGAGACTATTCAAGGTGGCCAGACAAGCCAGAGGGGTGGAGAGCAGTGACAGAGCAATACAGTGAGAAATTAATGGGATTAGCATGCAAGCTCTTGGAGGTCTTATCTGAAGCCATGGGTTTGGAGAAGGAGGCTTTGACTAAAGCATGCGTGGACATGGACCAAAAGGTTGTGGTTAATTACTATCCAAAATGTCCGCAACCTGACCTCACACTCGGACTCAAGCGTCACACCGACCCTGGTACCATCACTCTCTTGCTTCAGGATCAGGTTGGTGGTCTCCAAGCTACCAGAGACGGTGGAAAATCATGGATCACCGTTCAACCTGTTGAAGGAGCTTTTGTGGTCAATCTCGGAGATCATGGTCAT TATCTGAGTAATGGGAGGTTCAAGAATGCTGATCACCAAGCAGTGGTGAACTCAAACAGCAGCCGATTGTCCATAGCCACTTTCCAGAACCCAGCACCAGAGGCAACAGTGTACCCTCTGAAGatcagagagggagagaagtcAGTGCTAGAGGAGCCCATTACTTTTGCAGAGATGTACAGGAGGAAGATGAGTAAGGACCTTGAGCTTGCCAGGCTAAAGAAACTGGCCAAGGAGCAACAGTCGCAGGATTTGGAGAAAGCCAAATTGGAGGGCAAGCCCATTGAGGATATCTTTGCTTAG